A genomic window from Macaca mulatta isolate MMU2019108-1 chromosome 19, T2T-MMU8v2.0, whole genome shotgun sequence includes:
- the LILRB4 gene encoding leukocyte immunoglobulin-like receptor subfamily B member 4 precursor (The RefSeq protein has 6 substitutions compared to this genomic sequence), translated as MTPTLTVLFCLGLSLGPRTCVQAGPLPKPTIWAEPGSVISWGSPVTIWCQGTLDAQEYYLDKEGSPAPWDTQNPLEPRNKAKFSIPSMTQHYAGRYRCYYHSHPDWSEDSDPLDLVMTGAYSKPILSVLPSPLVTSGESVTLLCQSQSPMDTFLLFKEGAAHPLPRLRSQHGAQLHWAEFPMGPVTSVHGGTYRCISSRSFSHYLLSRPSDPVELTVLGSLESPSPSPTRSISAAGPEDQSLMPTGSDPQSGLRRHWEVLIGVLVVSILLLSLVFFLLLQHWRQGKHRTSAQRQADFQRPPGAAEPEPKDGGLQRRSRPAADVQGENPNAAVKDTQPEDGVELDSRAATSEAPQDVTYAQLQSLTLRREATEPPPPQKQEPSAEPSVYATLAIH; from the exons ATGACCCCCTCCCTCACGGTCCTGTTCTGCTTAG GGCTGAGTCTGGGCCCCAGGACCTGTGTGCAGGCAG GGCCCCTCCCCAAACCCACCGTCTGGGCTGAGCCTGGCTCTGTGATCAGCTGGGGGAGCCCCGTGACCATCTGGTGTCAGGGGACCCTGGACGCTCAGGAGTACCATCTGGATAAAGAAGGAAGCCCAGCACCCTGGGACACACAGAACCCACTGGAGCCCAGGAACAAGGCCAAGTTCTCCATCCCATCCATGACACAGCACTATGCAGGGAGATACCGCTGTTACTATCACAGCCATCCAGACTGGTCAGAGGACAGCGACCCCCTGGACCTGGTGATGACAG GAGCCTACAGCAAACCCATCCTCTCAGTCCTGCCGAGTCCTCTTGTGACCTCAGGAGAGAGCGTGACCCTGCTGTGTCAGTCACAGAGCCCGATGGACACTTTCCTTCTGTTTAAGGAGGGGGCAGCCCATCCCCTGCCGCGTCTGAGATCACAGCACGGAGCTCAGCTGCACTGGGCTGAATTCCCCATGGGTCCTGTGACCTCAGTGCATGGGGGGACCTACAGGTGCATCAGCTCACGCAGCTTCTCCCACTACCTGCTGTCACGCCCCAGTGACCCCGTGGAGCTCACTGTCTTAG GATCCTTGGAGAGTCCCAGCCCCTCACCCACAAGGTCCATCTCAGCAGCTG GCCCTGAGGACCAGTCCCTCATGCCTACGGGGTCAGACCCCCAGAGTG GTCTGAGAAGGCACTGGGAGGTACTGATCGGTGTCTTGGTGGTCTCCATCCTGCTTCTCTCCCTcgtcttctttctcctcctccaacactggcGTCAGGGCAAACACAGGACATCAG CCCAGAGACAGGCTGATTTCCAACGTCCTCCAGGGGCTGCAGAGCCAGAGCCCAAGGATGGGGGTCTACAGAGGAG GTCCAGGCCAGCTGCTGACGTCCAGGGAGAAAACCCCA ATGCTGCCATGAAGGACACACAGCCTAAGGACGGGGTGGAGCTGGACAGTCGG GCTGCTACATCTGAAGCCCCCCAGGATGTGACCTATGCCCAGCTGCAGAGCTTGACCCTCAGACGGGAGGCAACTGAGCCTCCTCCACCCCAGAAACGGGAACCTTCAGCTGAGCCCAGTGTCTATGCCACTCTGGCCATCCACTAA
- the LILRB4 gene encoding leukocyte immunoglobulin-like receptor subfamily B member 4 isoform X4, with the protein MTPSLTVLFCLGLSLGPRTCVQAGPLPKPTVWAEPGSVISWGSPVTIWCQGTLDAQEYHLDKEGSPAPWDTQNPLEPRNKAKFSIPSMTQHYAGRYRCYYHSHPDWSEDSDPLDLVMTGAYSKPILSVLPSPLVTSGESVTLLCQSQSPMDTFLLFKEGAAHPLPRLRSQHGAQLHWAEFPMGPVTSVHGGTYRCISSRSFSHYLLSRPSDPVELTVLGSLESPSPSPTRSISAAAGPEDQSLMPTGSDPQSGLRRHWEVLIGVLVVSILLLSLVFFLLLQHWRQGKHRTSAQRQADFQRPPGAAEPEPKDGGLQRRSRPAADVQGENPNAAMKDTQPKDGVELDSRRPPDEDPQAVTYARVKHSGPRREMASPPSPLSEEFLDTKDTQAEEDRQMDTQAATSEAPQDVTYAQLQSLTLRREATEPPPPQKREPSAEPSVYATLAIH; encoded by the exons ATGACCCCCTCCCTCACGGTCCTGTTCTGCTTAG GGCTGAGTCTGGGCCCCAGGACCTGTGTGCAGGCAG GGCCCCTCCCCAAACCCACCGTCTGGGCTGAGCCTGGCTCTGTGATCAGCTGGGGGAGCCCCGTGACCATCTGGTGTCAGGGGACCCTGGACGCTCAGGAGTACCATCTGGATAAAGAAGGAAGCCCAGCACCCTGGGACACACAGAACCCACTGGAGCCCAGGAACAAGGCCAAGTTCTCCATCCCATCCATGACACAGCACTATGCAGGGAGATACCGCTGTTACTATCACAGCCATCCAGACTGGTCAGAGGACAGCGACCCCCTGGACCTGGTGATGACAG GAGCCTACAGCAAACCCATCCTCTCAGTCCTGCCGAGTCCTCTTGTGACCTCAGGAGAGAGCGTGACCCTGCTGTGTCAGTCACAGAGCCCGATGGACACTTTCCTTCTGTTTAAGGAGGGGGCAGCCCATCCCCTGCCGCGTCTGAGATCACAGCACGGAGCTCAGCTGCACTGGGCTGAATTCCCCATGGGTCCTGTGACCTCAGTGCATGGGGGGACCTACAGGTGCATCAGCTCACGCAGCTTCTCCCACTACCTGCTGTCACGCCCCAGTGACCCCGTGGAGCTCACTGTCTTAG GATCCTTGGAGAGTCCCAGCCCCTCACCCACAAGGTCCATCTCAGCAGCTG CAGGCCCTGAGGACCAGTCCCTCATGCCTACGGGGTCAGACCCCCAGAGTG GTCTGAGAAGGCACTGGGAGGTACTGATCGGTGTCTTGGTGGTCTCCATCCTGCTTCTCTCCCTcgtcttctttctcctcctccaacactggcGTCAGGGCAAACACAGGACATCAG CCCAGAGACAGGCTGATTTCCAACGTCCTCCAGGGGCTGCAGAGCCAGAGCCCAAGGATGGGGGTCTACAGAGGAG GTCCAGGCCAGCTGCTGACGTCCAGGGAGAAAACCCCA ATGCTGCCATGAAGGACACACAGCCTAAGGACGGGGTGGAGCTGGACAGTCGG AGGCCACCTGATGAAGACCCCCAGGCAGTGACGTATGCCCGGGTGAAACACTCCGGACCTAGGAGAGAAAtggcctcccctccctccccactgtcCGAGGAATTCCTGGACACAAAGGACACACAGGCGGAAGAGGACAGGCAGATGGACACTCAG GCTGCTACATCTGAAGCCCCCCAGGATGTGACCTATGCCCAGCTGCAGAGCTTGACCCTCAGACGGGAGGCAACTGAGCCTCCTCCACCCCAGAAACGGGAACCTTCAGCTGAGCCCAGTGTCTATGCCACTCTGGCCATCCACTAA
- the LILRB4 gene encoding leukocyte immunoglobulin-like receptor subfamily B member 4 isoform X1, whose amino-acid sequence MTPSLTVLFCLGLSLGPRTCVQAGPLPKPTVWAEPGSVISWGSPVTIWCQGTLDAQEYHLDKEGSPAPWDTQNPLEPRNKAKFSIPSMTQHYAGRYRCYYHSHPDWSEDSDPLDLVMTGAYSKPILSVLPSPLVTSGESVTLLCQSQSPMDTFLLFKEGAAHPLPRLRSQHGAQLHWAEFPMGPVTSVHGGTYRCISSRSFSHYLLSRPSDPVELTVLGSLESPSPSPTRSISAAAGPEDQSLMPTGSDPQSGLRRHWEVLIGVLVVSILLLSLVFFLLLQHWRQGKHRTSAQRQADFQRPPGAAEPEPKDGGLQRRSRPAADVQGENPTDAAMKDTQPKDGVELDSRQRPPDEDPQAVTYARVKHSGPRREMASPPSPLSEEFLDTKDTQAEEDRQMDTQAATSEAPQDVTYAQLQSLTLRREATEPPPPQKREPSAEPSVYATLAIH is encoded by the exons ATGACCCCCTCCCTCACGGTCCTGTTCTGCTTAG GGCTGAGTCTGGGCCCCAGGACCTGTGTGCAGGCAG GGCCCCTCCCCAAACCCACCGTCTGGGCTGAGCCTGGCTCTGTGATCAGCTGGGGGAGCCCCGTGACCATCTGGTGTCAGGGGACCCTGGACGCTCAGGAGTACCATCTGGATAAAGAAGGAAGCCCAGCACCCTGGGACACACAGAACCCACTGGAGCCCAGGAACAAGGCCAAGTTCTCCATCCCATCCATGACACAGCACTATGCAGGGAGATACCGCTGTTACTATCACAGCCATCCAGACTGGTCAGAGGACAGCGACCCCCTGGACCTGGTGATGACAG GAGCCTACAGCAAACCCATCCTCTCAGTCCTGCCGAGTCCTCTTGTGACCTCAGGAGAGAGCGTGACCCTGCTGTGTCAGTCACAGAGCCCGATGGACACTTTCCTTCTGTTTAAGGAGGGGGCAGCCCATCCCCTGCCGCGTCTGAGATCACAGCACGGAGCTCAGCTGCACTGGGCTGAATTCCCCATGGGTCCTGTGACCTCAGTGCATGGGGGGACCTACAGGTGCATCAGCTCACGCAGCTTCTCCCACTACCTGCTGTCACGCCCCAGTGACCCCGTGGAGCTCACTGTCTTAG GATCCTTGGAGAGTCCCAGCCCCTCACCCACAAGGTCCATCTCAGCAGCTG CAGGCCCTGAGGACCAGTCCCTCATGCCTACGGGGTCAGACCCCCAGAGTG GTCTGAGAAGGCACTGGGAGGTACTGATCGGTGTCTTGGTGGTCTCCATCCTGCTTCTCTCCCTcgtcttctttctcctcctccaacactggcGTCAGGGCAAACACAGGACATCAG CCCAGAGACAGGCTGATTTCCAACGTCCTCCAGGGGCTGCAGAGCCAGAGCCCAAGGATGGGGGTCTACAGAGGAG GTCCAGGCCAGCTGCTGACGTCCAGGGAGAAAACCCCA CAGATGCTGCCATGAAGGACACACAGCCTAAGGACGGGGTGGAGCTGGACAGTCGG CAGAGGCCACCTGATGAAGACCCCCAGGCAGTGACGTATGCCCGGGTGAAACACTCCGGACCTAGGAGAGAAAtggcctcccctccctccccactgtcCGAGGAATTCCTGGACACAAAGGACACACAGGCGGAAGAGGACAGGCAGATGGACACTCAG GCTGCTACATCTGAAGCCCCCCAGGATGTGACCTATGCCCAGCTGCAGAGCTTGACCCTCAGACGGGAGGCAACTGAGCCTCCTCCACCCCAGAAACGGGAACCTTCAGCTGAGCCCAGTGTCTATGCCACTCTGGCCATCCACTAA
- the LILRB4 gene encoding leukocyte immunoglobulin-like receptor subfamily B member 4 isoform X6, with the protein MTPSLTVLFCLGLSLGPRTCVQAGPLPKPTVWAEPGSVISWGSPVTIWCQGTLDAQEYHLDKEGSPAPWDTQNPLEPRNKAKFSIPSMTQHYAGRYRCYYHSHPDWSEDSDPLDLVMTGAYSKPILSVLPSPLVTSGESVTLLCQSQSPMDTFLLFKEGAAHPLPRLRSQHGAQLHWAEFPMGPVTSVHGGTYRCISSRSFSHYLLSRPSDPVELTVLGSLESPSPSPTRSISAAAGPEDQSLMPTGSDPQSGLRRHWEVLIGVLVVSILLLSLVFFLLLQHWRQGKHRTSAQRQADFQRPPGAAEPEPKDGGLQRRSRPAADVQGENPTDAAMKDTQPKDGVELDSRAATSEAPQDVTYAQLQSLTLRREATEPPPPQKREPSAEPSVYATLAIH; encoded by the exons ATGACCCCCTCCCTCACGGTCCTGTTCTGCTTAG GGCTGAGTCTGGGCCCCAGGACCTGTGTGCAGGCAG GGCCCCTCCCCAAACCCACCGTCTGGGCTGAGCCTGGCTCTGTGATCAGCTGGGGGAGCCCCGTGACCATCTGGTGTCAGGGGACCCTGGACGCTCAGGAGTACCATCTGGATAAAGAAGGAAGCCCAGCACCCTGGGACACACAGAACCCACTGGAGCCCAGGAACAAGGCCAAGTTCTCCATCCCATCCATGACACAGCACTATGCAGGGAGATACCGCTGTTACTATCACAGCCATCCAGACTGGTCAGAGGACAGCGACCCCCTGGACCTGGTGATGACAG GAGCCTACAGCAAACCCATCCTCTCAGTCCTGCCGAGTCCTCTTGTGACCTCAGGAGAGAGCGTGACCCTGCTGTGTCAGTCACAGAGCCCGATGGACACTTTCCTTCTGTTTAAGGAGGGGGCAGCCCATCCCCTGCCGCGTCTGAGATCACAGCACGGAGCTCAGCTGCACTGGGCTGAATTCCCCATGGGTCCTGTGACCTCAGTGCATGGGGGGACCTACAGGTGCATCAGCTCACGCAGCTTCTCCCACTACCTGCTGTCACGCCCCAGTGACCCCGTGGAGCTCACTGTCTTAG GATCCTTGGAGAGTCCCAGCCCCTCACCCACAAGGTCCATCTCAGCAGCTG CAGGCCCTGAGGACCAGTCCCTCATGCCTACGGGGTCAGACCCCCAGAGTG GTCTGAGAAGGCACTGGGAGGTACTGATCGGTGTCTTGGTGGTCTCCATCCTGCTTCTCTCCCTcgtcttctttctcctcctccaacactggcGTCAGGGCAAACACAGGACATCAG CCCAGAGACAGGCTGATTTCCAACGTCCTCCAGGGGCTGCAGAGCCAGAGCCCAAGGATGGGGGTCTACAGAGGAG GTCCAGGCCAGCTGCTGACGTCCAGGGAGAAAACCCCA CAGATGCTGCCATGAAGGACACACAGCCTAAGGACGGGGTGGAGCTGGACAGTCGG GCTGCTACATCTGAAGCCCCCCAGGATGTGACCTATGCCCAGCTGCAGAGCTTGACCCTCAGACGGGAGGCAACTGAGCCTCCTCCACCCCAGAAACGGGAACCTTCAGCTGAGCCCAGTGTCTATGCCACTCTGGCCATCCACTAA
- the LILRB4 gene encoding leukocyte immunoglobulin-like receptor subfamily B member 4 isoform X7 — protein sequence MTPSLTVLFCLGLSLGPRTCVQAGPLPKPTVWAEPGSVISWGSPVTIWCQGTLDAQEYHLDKEGSPAPWDTQNPLEPRNKAKFSIPSMTQHYAGRYRCYYHSHPDWSEDSDPLDLVMTGAYSKPILSVLPSPLVTSGESVTLLCQSQSPMDTFLLFKEGAAHPLPRLRSQHGAQLHWAEFPMGPVTSVHGGTYRCISSRSFSHYLLSRPSDPVELTVLGSLESPSPSPTRSISAAAGPEDQSLMPTGSDPQSGLRRHWEVLIGVLVVSILLLSLVFFLLLQHWRQGKHRTSAQRQADFQRPPGAAEPEPKDGGLQRRSRPAADVQGENPNAAMKDTQPKDGVELDSRAATSEAPQDVTYAQLQSLTLRREATEPPPPQKREPSAEPSVYATLAIH from the exons ATGACCCCCTCCCTCACGGTCCTGTTCTGCTTAG GGCTGAGTCTGGGCCCCAGGACCTGTGTGCAGGCAG GGCCCCTCCCCAAACCCACCGTCTGGGCTGAGCCTGGCTCTGTGATCAGCTGGGGGAGCCCCGTGACCATCTGGTGTCAGGGGACCCTGGACGCTCAGGAGTACCATCTGGATAAAGAAGGAAGCCCAGCACCCTGGGACACACAGAACCCACTGGAGCCCAGGAACAAGGCCAAGTTCTCCATCCCATCCATGACACAGCACTATGCAGGGAGATACCGCTGTTACTATCACAGCCATCCAGACTGGTCAGAGGACAGCGACCCCCTGGACCTGGTGATGACAG GAGCCTACAGCAAACCCATCCTCTCAGTCCTGCCGAGTCCTCTTGTGACCTCAGGAGAGAGCGTGACCCTGCTGTGTCAGTCACAGAGCCCGATGGACACTTTCCTTCTGTTTAAGGAGGGGGCAGCCCATCCCCTGCCGCGTCTGAGATCACAGCACGGAGCTCAGCTGCACTGGGCTGAATTCCCCATGGGTCCTGTGACCTCAGTGCATGGGGGGACCTACAGGTGCATCAGCTCACGCAGCTTCTCCCACTACCTGCTGTCACGCCCCAGTGACCCCGTGGAGCTCACTGTCTTAG GATCCTTGGAGAGTCCCAGCCCCTCACCCACAAGGTCCATCTCAGCAGCTG CAGGCCCTGAGGACCAGTCCCTCATGCCTACGGGGTCAGACCCCCAGAGTG GTCTGAGAAGGCACTGGGAGGTACTGATCGGTGTCTTGGTGGTCTCCATCCTGCTTCTCTCCCTcgtcttctttctcctcctccaacactggcGTCAGGGCAAACACAGGACATCAG CCCAGAGACAGGCTGATTTCCAACGTCCTCCAGGGGCTGCAGAGCCAGAGCCCAAGGATGGGGGTCTACAGAGGAG GTCCAGGCCAGCTGCTGACGTCCAGGGAGAAAACCCCA ATGCTGCCATGAAGGACACACAGCCTAAGGACGGGGTGGAGCTGGACAGTCGG GCTGCTACATCTGAAGCCCCCCAGGATGTGACCTATGCCCAGCTGCAGAGCTTGACCCTCAGACGGGAGGCAACTGAGCCTCCTCCACCCCAGAAACGGGAACCTTCAGCTGAGCCCAGTGTCTATGCCACTCTGGCCATCCACTAA
- the LILRB4 gene encoding leukocyte immunoglobulin-like receptor subfamily B member 4 isoform X3 translates to MTPSLTVLFCLGLSLGPRTCVQAGPLPKPTVWAEPGSVISWGSPVTIWCQGTLDAQEYHLDKEGSPAPWDTQNPLEPRNKAKFSIPSMTQHYAGRYRCYYHSHPDWSEDSDPLDLVMTGAYSKPILSVLPSPLVTSGESVTLLCQSQSPMDTFLLFKEGAAHPLPRLRSQHGAQLHWAEFPMGPVTSVHGGTYRCISSRSFSHYLLSRPSDPVELTVLGSLESPSPSPTRSISAAAGPEDQSLMPTGSDPQSGLRRHWEVLIGVLVVSILLLSLVFFLLLQHWRQGKHRTSAQRQADFQRPPGAAEPEPKDGGLQRRSRPAADVQGENPTDAAMKDTQPKDGVELDSRRPPDEDPQAVTYARVKHSGPRREMASPPSPLSEEFLDTKDTQAEEDRQMDTQAATSEAPQDVTYAQLQSLTLRREATEPPPPQKREPSAEPSVYATLAIH, encoded by the exons ATGACCCCCTCCCTCACGGTCCTGTTCTGCTTAG GGCTGAGTCTGGGCCCCAGGACCTGTGTGCAGGCAG GGCCCCTCCCCAAACCCACCGTCTGGGCTGAGCCTGGCTCTGTGATCAGCTGGGGGAGCCCCGTGACCATCTGGTGTCAGGGGACCCTGGACGCTCAGGAGTACCATCTGGATAAAGAAGGAAGCCCAGCACCCTGGGACACACAGAACCCACTGGAGCCCAGGAACAAGGCCAAGTTCTCCATCCCATCCATGACACAGCACTATGCAGGGAGATACCGCTGTTACTATCACAGCCATCCAGACTGGTCAGAGGACAGCGACCCCCTGGACCTGGTGATGACAG GAGCCTACAGCAAACCCATCCTCTCAGTCCTGCCGAGTCCTCTTGTGACCTCAGGAGAGAGCGTGACCCTGCTGTGTCAGTCACAGAGCCCGATGGACACTTTCCTTCTGTTTAAGGAGGGGGCAGCCCATCCCCTGCCGCGTCTGAGATCACAGCACGGAGCTCAGCTGCACTGGGCTGAATTCCCCATGGGTCCTGTGACCTCAGTGCATGGGGGGACCTACAGGTGCATCAGCTCACGCAGCTTCTCCCACTACCTGCTGTCACGCCCCAGTGACCCCGTGGAGCTCACTGTCTTAG GATCCTTGGAGAGTCCCAGCCCCTCACCCACAAGGTCCATCTCAGCAGCTG CAGGCCCTGAGGACCAGTCCCTCATGCCTACGGGGTCAGACCCCCAGAGTG GTCTGAGAAGGCACTGGGAGGTACTGATCGGTGTCTTGGTGGTCTCCATCCTGCTTCTCTCCCTcgtcttctttctcctcctccaacactggcGTCAGGGCAAACACAGGACATCAG CCCAGAGACAGGCTGATTTCCAACGTCCTCCAGGGGCTGCAGAGCCAGAGCCCAAGGATGGGGGTCTACAGAGGAG GTCCAGGCCAGCTGCTGACGTCCAGGGAGAAAACCCCA CAGATGCTGCCATGAAGGACACACAGCCTAAGGACGGGGTGGAGCTGGACAGTCGG AGGCCACCTGATGAAGACCCCCAGGCAGTGACGTATGCCCGGGTGAAACACTCCGGACCTAGGAGAGAAAtggcctcccctccctccccactgtcCGAGGAATTCCTGGACACAAAGGACACACAGGCGGAAGAGGACAGGCAGATGGACACTCAG GCTGCTACATCTGAAGCCCCCCAGGATGTGACCTATGCCCAGCTGCAGAGCTTGACCCTCAGACGGGAGGCAACTGAGCCTCCTCCACCCCAGAAACGGGAACCTTCAGCTGAGCCCAGTGTCTATGCCACTCTGGCCATCCACTAA
- the LILRB4 gene encoding leukocyte immunoglobulin-like receptor subfamily B member 4 isoform X2 — protein sequence MTPSLTVLFCLGLSLGPRTCVQAGPLPKPTVWAEPGSVISWGSPVTIWCQGTLDAQEYHLDKEGSPAPWDTQNPLEPRNKAKFSIPSMTQHYAGRYRCYYHSHPDWSEDSDPLDLVMTGAYSKPILSVLPSPLVTSGESVTLLCQSQSPMDTFLLFKEGAAHPLPRLRSQHGAQLHWAEFPMGPVTSVHGGTYRCISSRSFSHYLLSRPSDPVELTVLGSLESPSPSPTRSISAAAGPEDQSLMPTGSDPQSGLRRHWEVLIGVLVVSILLLSLVFFLLLQHWRQGKHRTSAQRQADFQRPPGAAEPEPKDGGLQRRSRPAADVQGENPNAAMKDTQPKDGVELDSRQRPPDEDPQAVTYARVKHSGPRREMASPPSPLSEEFLDTKDTQAEEDRQMDTQAATSEAPQDVTYAQLQSLTLRREATEPPPPQKREPSAEPSVYATLAIH from the exons ATGACCCCCTCCCTCACGGTCCTGTTCTGCTTAG GGCTGAGTCTGGGCCCCAGGACCTGTGTGCAGGCAG GGCCCCTCCCCAAACCCACCGTCTGGGCTGAGCCTGGCTCTGTGATCAGCTGGGGGAGCCCCGTGACCATCTGGTGTCAGGGGACCCTGGACGCTCAGGAGTACCATCTGGATAAAGAAGGAAGCCCAGCACCCTGGGACACACAGAACCCACTGGAGCCCAGGAACAAGGCCAAGTTCTCCATCCCATCCATGACACAGCACTATGCAGGGAGATACCGCTGTTACTATCACAGCCATCCAGACTGGTCAGAGGACAGCGACCCCCTGGACCTGGTGATGACAG GAGCCTACAGCAAACCCATCCTCTCAGTCCTGCCGAGTCCTCTTGTGACCTCAGGAGAGAGCGTGACCCTGCTGTGTCAGTCACAGAGCCCGATGGACACTTTCCTTCTGTTTAAGGAGGGGGCAGCCCATCCCCTGCCGCGTCTGAGATCACAGCACGGAGCTCAGCTGCACTGGGCTGAATTCCCCATGGGTCCTGTGACCTCAGTGCATGGGGGGACCTACAGGTGCATCAGCTCACGCAGCTTCTCCCACTACCTGCTGTCACGCCCCAGTGACCCCGTGGAGCTCACTGTCTTAG GATCCTTGGAGAGTCCCAGCCCCTCACCCACAAGGTCCATCTCAGCAGCTG CAGGCCCTGAGGACCAGTCCCTCATGCCTACGGGGTCAGACCCCCAGAGTG GTCTGAGAAGGCACTGGGAGGTACTGATCGGTGTCTTGGTGGTCTCCATCCTGCTTCTCTCCCTcgtcttctttctcctcctccaacactggcGTCAGGGCAAACACAGGACATCAG CCCAGAGACAGGCTGATTTCCAACGTCCTCCAGGGGCTGCAGAGCCAGAGCCCAAGGATGGGGGTCTACAGAGGAG GTCCAGGCCAGCTGCTGACGTCCAGGGAGAAAACCCCA ATGCTGCCATGAAGGACACACAGCCTAAGGACGGGGTGGAGCTGGACAGTCGG CAGAGGCCACCTGATGAAGACCCCCAGGCAGTGACGTATGCCCGGGTGAAACACTCCGGACCTAGGAGAGAAAtggcctcccctccctccccactgtcCGAGGAATTCCTGGACACAAAGGACACACAGGCGGAAGAGGACAGGCAGATGGACACTCAG GCTGCTACATCTGAAGCCCCCCAGGATGTGACCTATGCCCAGCTGCAGAGCTTGACCCTCAGACGGGAGGCAACTGAGCCTCCTCCACCCCAGAAACGGGAACCTTCAGCTGAGCCCAGTGTCTATGCCACTCTGGCCATCCACTAA
- the LILRB4 gene encoding leukocyte immunoglobulin-like receptor subfamily B member 4 isoform X5 → MTPSLTVLFCLGLSLGPRTCVQAGPLPKPTVWAEPGSVISWGSPVTIWCQGTLDAQEYHLDKEGSPAPWDTQNPLEPRNKAKFSIPSMTQHYAGRYRCYYHSHPDWSEDSDPLDLVMTGAYSKPILSVLPSPLVTSGESVTLLCQSQSPMDTFLLFKEGAAHPLPRLRSQHGAQLHWAEFPMGPVTSVHGGTYRCISSRSFSHYLLSRPSDPVELTVLGSLESPSPSPTRSISAAGPEDQSLMPTGSDPQSGLRRHWEVLIGVLVVSILLLSLVFFLLLQHWRQGKHRTSAQRQADFQRPPGAAEPEPKDGGLQRRSRPAADVQGENPNAAMKDTQPKDGVELDSRQRPPDEDPQAVTYARVKHSGPRREMASPPSPLSEEFLDTKDTQAEEDRQMDTQAATSEAPQDVTYAQLQSLTLRREATEPPPPQKREPSAEPSVYATLAIH, encoded by the exons ATGACCCCCTCCCTCACGGTCCTGTTCTGCTTAG GGCTGAGTCTGGGCCCCAGGACCTGTGTGCAGGCAG GGCCCCTCCCCAAACCCACCGTCTGGGCTGAGCCTGGCTCTGTGATCAGCTGGGGGAGCCCCGTGACCATCTGGTGTCAGGGGACCCTGGACGCTCAGGAGTACCATCTGGATAAAGAAGGAAGCCCAGCACCCTGGGACACACAGAACCCACTGGAGCCCAGGAACAAGGCCAAGTTCTCCATCCCATCCATGACACAGCACTATGCAGGGAGATACCGCTGTTACTATCACAGCCATCCAGACTGGTCAGAGGACAGCGACCCCCTGGACCTGGTGATGACAG GAGCCTACAGCAAACCCATCCTCTCAGTCCTGCCGAGTCCTCTTGTGACCTCAGGAGAGAGCGTGACCCTGCTGTGTCAGTCACAGAGCCCGATGGACACTTTCCTTCTGTTTAAGGAGGGGGCAGCCCATCCCCTGCCGCGTCTGAGATCACAGCACGGAGCTCAGCTGCACTGGGCTGAATTCCCCATGGGTCCTGTGACCTCAGTGCATGGGGGGACCTACAGGTGCATCAGCTCACGCAGCTTCTCCCACTACCTGCTGTCACGCCCCAGTGACCCCGTGGAGCTCACTGTCTTAG GATCCTTGGAGAGTCCCAGCCCCTCACCCACAAGGTCCATCTCAGCAGCTG GCCCTGAGGACCAGTCCCTCATGCCTACGGGGTCAGACCCCCAGAGTG GTCTGAGAAGGCACTGGGAGGTACTGATCGGTGTCTTGGTGGTCTCCATCCTGCTTCTCTCCCTcgtcttctttctcctcctccaacactggcGTCAGGGCAAACACAGGACATCAG CCCAGAGACAGGCTGATTTCCAACGTCCTCCAGGGGCTGCAGAGCCAGAGCCCAAGGATGGGGGTCTACAGAGGAG GTCCAGGCCAGCTGCTGACGTCCAGGGAGAAAACCCCA ATGCTGCCATGAAGGACACACAGCCTAAGGACGGGGTGGAGCTGGACAGTCGG CAGAGGCCACCTGATGAAGACCCCCAGGCAGTGACGTATGCCCGGGTGAAACACTCCGGACCTAGGAGAGAAAtggcctcccctccctccccactgtcCGAGGAATTCCTGGACACAAAGGACACACAGGCGGAAGAGGACAGGCAGATGGACACTCAG GCTGCTACATCTGAAGCCCCCCAGGATGTGACCTATGCCCAGCTGCAGAGCTTGACCCTCAGACGGGAGGCAACTGAGCCTCCTCCACCCCAGAAACGGGAACCTTCAGCTGAGCCCAGTGTCTATGCCACTCTGGCCATCCACTAA